From Camelina sativa cultivar DH55 chromosome 20, Cs, whole genome shotgun sequence, the proteins below share one genomic window:
- the LOC104768362 gene encoding probable serine/threonine-protein kinase At5g41260 isoform X2: protein MGCICFKSWCRSSSSPSISSTVVDDLENIRDDDDDDGGHYPLIFREFSFEQLRIATDGFSTGNIVSEHNDSVPNIVYKGKLGDGRRIAVKRFQRLSWPDPFEFINEAQAVGRLRSDHLANLIGCCYDDNERLLVAEYMPNGTLAKHLFHWEKRPMKWEMRLKVALHTARALEYCNDKGIELYHDLNPYRVMFDKRGNPKLSCFGLMKNSHEGKFYSTNLAFAPPEYLRLGTLIPESVTFSFGTLLLDLMSGRHIPPNHALDLFRGKNYLVLMDSALDGQFSDEDRTELIHIASRCLKTEPEERPGIKFLKATLSRLQKRAKLWPINVKRPISVSTKPTTESLKLTPIGNACLRADLSNIHELLEKLGYEEDNRVGNEFSFQMWTGEMQENMDYKKHGDVAFRAKDFDTAIEFYTEFMSGAPAVSPTVLARRCLCYLMTEMFSEALSDAMQAQVASPEWPIPLYLQAACLFKLEMKAEAKEALRHGSALETY, encoded by the exons ATGGGATGCATTTGCTTCAAGTCTTGGTGCCGATCATCTTCTTCGCCGTCGATTTCATCAACGGTCGTAGATGATCTCGAAAACATCAGagacgatgacgacgacgacggaggTCATTATCCGTTGATATTCCGTGAGTTCAGCTTCGAGCAGCTTAGAATCGCCACCGACGGTTTCTCCACCGGAAACATCGTTTCAGAGCACAACGATTCTGTACCAAACATCGTCTATAAAGGAAAACTAGGAGACGGTCGTCGGATCGCCGTCAAACGGTTTCAAAGACTTTCTTGGCCTGATCCTTTCGAATTCATC aatgAAGCACAAGCTGTTGGGAGATTGAGGAGTGACCATTTAGCGAATTTGATCGGTTGTTGTTACGATGATAACGAGAGATTGCTTGTTGCTGAGTACATGCCTAATGGAACATTAGCAAAACATCTTTTTCACT GGGAGAAAAGACCGATGAAATGGGAAATGAGGTTAAAAGTTGCGCTGCATACCGCAAGAGCCTTGGAGTATTGTAATGATAAAGGAATTGAGTTGTACCATGATCTTAATCCTTACAGGGTTATGTTTGATAAG AGAGGGAATCCTAAGCTTTCTTGCTTTGGTCTCATGAAGAATAGCCATGAAGGAAAATTTTATAGCACCAACTTAGCATTTGCTCCTCCTGAATATTTGCGCTTAG GTACTTTGATACCGGAGAGCGTCACATTTAGCTTTGGAACCTTGTTATTGGATCTTATGAGCGGCAGACATATTCCTCCAAACCAT GCACTTGATTTGTTCCGAGGCAAAAACTATTTGGTGCTAATGGATTCAGCTTTGGATGGTCAGTTCTCTGATGAAGACAGAACAGAACTAATACACATAGCTTCTCGATGTTTAAAGACTGAACCTGAAGAGAGGCCAGGTATAAAGTTTCTTAAGGCGACTCTTTCTAGACTTCAGAAACGAGCCAAGTTATGGCCTATTAATGTCAAAAGACCCATTTCTGTAAGT ACTAAACCTACAACAGAGTCATTGAAGTTGACTCCTATTGGAAATGCCTGTTTGAGAGCAGATCTGAGTAACATACACGAACTACTAGAGAAACTCGGGTATGAAGAAGATAATAGGGTCGGAAACGAG TTCTCATTCCAAATGTGGACCGGCGAAATGCAAGAGAATATGGACTACAAGAAGCATGGAGACGTCGCATTTCGTGCCAAAGATTTTGATACCGCCATTGAATTCTACACAGAG TTTATGAGTGGAGCTCCTGCGGTGTCACCAACAGTATTGGCAAGAAGGTGTCTTTGTTACCTAATGACTGAAATGTTCAGCGAGGCTCTAAGCGATGCAATGCAAGCGCAAGTAGCTTCACCGGAATGGCCAATCCCTCTTTACTTACAAGCGGCTTGTCTCTTCAAGCTCGAGATGAAAGCTGAAGCTAAAGAAGCACTTAGACATGGTTCTGCTCTCGAGACTTATTAg
- the LOC104768365 gene encoding uncharacterized protein LOC104768365 — MGTRTELTDVLKQSPRTSEMTDARLHKGGTVKEECQTSGTNSEIRVRTKPSSRSRGKECVLEQSDDLVKYMSKLPAYLQRIDRGEESVPQSNVLNVGVLDWERLETWKRGRAERSSGKSERHVSSTSIASTSSTRVVVPNESRRYKIDDQFPTFSNLGKVKVSRDLQCSLGPELASRDSLNMQEIVEPCSNKSSGKGVEPRKSRRSHSNLESTSGLLSDMGNSVGSLAMNKETQKKRAGERHAQEKARERATESGRHCVEKKMIGDSEAGLTSEKQEYSNIFLLRSRKQSHSQSLDDNTRVVAREANGFNSSLGLRSQTPRSCPLSIDLERYSEDVLLPLGADHSGKKERFGGRRHSKTASRIFDQEIREVESRKERHHSPSKRFSFSFGRLSRSFSVKEDSAVQPLSSSEDTIKSCSMRFDGSVCPSQSSNSENQNTHCRSSRVSPLRRLLDPLRKPKGSENVLSAKARSSSSNTNQTKSDTSRTRALFQLTIRNGIPLFQFVVDDNNSNTRSILGGSMKSSSFKDDSVQYCTFYSVNEVKKKKSGSWLIHGHKEKHCGFVYNVIGQMRLSNSMSSDLTDENFRNISSVIRESVLFDESEQVKGKKEVAAVVIKKKPVEENCTGLEETTVIIPGGVHTSPEKGAPSPLISRWRSGGVCDCGGWDVGCKLHVLSNKSPLHEFNQSFKLFDQEGSEQESGPALAMTELKTGIYSVEFGSFVSPLQAFFVCVTVITCAAEAKTTVKASSPLAPPLSPVGRV, encoded by the exons ATGGGTACAAGAACTGAGCTGACAGATGTTCTGAAACAGAGTCCAAGAACGTCAGAGATGACGGATGCGAGGTTACATAAAGGAGGAACTGTAAAGGAAGAGTGTCAAACAAGTGGCACAAACAGCGAGATTCGTGTCAGAACGAAACCTTCAAGCCGTAGTCGTGGAAAGGAATGTGTTTTGGAACAGAGTGATGATCTTGTTAAATATATGTCCAAGTTGCCAGCTTATCTCCAACGTATAGACAGAGGTGAAGAAAGCGTACCACAGAGTAATGTTTTGAATGTTGGAGTCTTGGATTGGGAACGTCTAGAGACATGGAAGCGTGGTCGAGCTGAAAGATCTAGTGGGAAAAGTGAGAGACATGTGTCTAGTACTAGTATTGCTTCTACTTCTTCTACTAGAGTAGTTGTTCCCAATGAATCTCGTAGGTATAAGATTGATGACCAGTTCCCCACTTTTTCAAATCTCGGTAAAGTTAAAGTGTCCCGGGATCTTCAATGCTCTTTGGGACCTGAGTTGGCTTCTAGGGATTCATTAAATATGCAGGAAATAGTAGAACCTTGTAGCAATAAGTCCTCTGGTAAAGGAGTGGAGCCGAGGAAGAGCAGAAGATCGCATTCAAATCTTGAATCCACTTCAGGTTTATTGTCAGATATGGGAAACTCTGTGGGGTCACTGGCCATGAATAAGGAGACTCAGAAGAAAAGGGCAGGGGAGAGACATGCACAAGAAAAAGCAAGAGAAAGAGCTACAGAAAGTGGAAGACATTgtgttgagaagaagatgattggcGATTCGGAAGCTGGTCTTACTTCTGAAAAGCAGGAGTACAGCAACATTTTTCTCCTTCGTTCAAGAAAACAGTCCCATTCACAGTCACTGGATGATAACACGAGGGTAGTAGCAAGGGAAGCTAACGGTTTCAATAGCTCTTTAGGATTGAGATCTCAAACACCTCGTTCCTGTCCACTCTCTATCGACCTAGAGAGATATTCTGAAGATGTGTTGTTGCCTCTTGGTGCTGATCATTCGGGTAAAAAAGAACGGTTTGGTGGGAGAAGGCATTCAAAGACAGCTTCCAGGATATTTGATCAAGAAATACGTGAAGTTGAATCCAGAAAGGAGAGACACCATTCACCAAGCAAGCGGTTTAGTTTTAGCTTTGGTCGTCTCAGCAGAAGTTTCAGCGTGAAAGAAGATTCAGCTGTCCAACCTTTGAGTTCTTCTGAAGATACCATCAAGTCTTGCTCTATGAGATTCGATGGCTCAGTTTGTCCATCTCAGTCAAGTAACTCGGAGAACCAGAACACTCATTGCAGATCATCTCGAGTTAGTCCTCTAAGACGGCTTCTTGACCCTTTACGGAAACCCAAAGGCTCTGAGAATGTTCTTTCAGCGAAAGCAAGATCGAGTTCTTCCAatacaaaccaaaccaagaGCGACACATCGAGAACCAGAGCTCTTTTTCAGCTAACGATCAGAAACGGTATACCTCTGTTTCAGTTTGTGGTCGATGATAACAACAGCAACACCAGGAGCATTCTTGGTGGTTCAATGAAAAGCTCATCGTTCAAAGATGATTCTGTTCAGTACTGCACATTTTACTCGGTTAATGAagtcaagaagaaaaaaagcggAAGCTGGCTTATCCATGGACACAAAGAGAAACACTGCGGGTTTGTCTACAATGTAATCGGTCAGATGCGGTTGAGCAACTCCATGAGCTCAGATTTAACAGATGAGAACTTCAGAAACATATCTTCTGTTATCAGAGAATCAGTTCTGTTTGATGAGTCAGAGCAAGTAAAAGGGAAAAAAGAGGTTGCAGCTGTAGTGATCAAAAAGAAGCCGGTCGAAGAAAACTGTACTGGCCTCGAGGAAACGACTGTGATCATTCCAGGTGGCGTTCACACTTCCCCGGAGAAAGGAGCACCATCACCGTTGATTAGCCGGTGGAGATCTGGAGGGGTATGCGACTGCGGTGGTTGGGATGTTGGATGTAAACTCCATGTCCTCTCCAACAAATCACCCCTCCATGAGTTCAACCAAAGCTTCAAACTGTTCGATCAG GAAGGAAGTGAACAAGAGTCAGGTCCGGCTTTGGCGATGACTGAGCTGAAGACAGGGATCTACAGTGTTGAGTTTGGTTCGTTTGTATCGCCGTTGCAAGCGTTTTTTGTGTGCGTGACGGTCATAACATGTGCTGCCGAGGCAAAAACCACCGTAAAAGCTTCATCTCCTTTGGCTCCGCCTCTATCTCCTGTTGGTAGAGTCTAA
- the LOC104768362 gene encoding probable serine/threonine-protein kinase At5g41260 isoform X3: MGCICFKSWCRSSSSPSISSTVVDDLENIRDDDDDDGGHYPLIFREFSFEQLRIATDGFSTGNIVSEHNDSVPNIVYKGKLGDGRRIAVKRFQRLSWPDPFEFINEAQAVGRLRSDHLANLIGCCYDDNERLLVAEYMPNGTLAKHLFHWEKRPMKWEMRLKVALHTARALEYCNDKGIELYHDLNPYRVMFDKRGNPKLSCFGLMKNSHEGKFYSTNLAFAPPEYLRLGTLIPESVTFSFGTLLLDLMSGRHIPPNHALDLFRGKNYLVLMDSALDGQFSDEDRTELIHIASRCLKTEPEERPGIKFLKATLSRLQKRAKLWPINVKRPISVSSLKLTPIGNACLRADLSNIHELLEKLGYEEDNRVGNEFSFQMWTGEMQENMDYKKHGDVAFRAKDFDTAIEFYTEFMSGAPAVSPTVLARRCLCYLMTEMFSEALSDAMQAQVASPEWPIPLYLQAACLFKLEMKAEAKEALRHGSALETY; encoded by the exons ATGGGATGCATTTGCTTCAAGTCTTGGTGCCGATCATCTTCTTCGCCGTCGATTTCATCAACGGTCGTAGATGATCTCGAAAACATCAGagacgatgacgacgacgacggaggTCATTATCCGTTGATATTCCGTGAGTTCAGCTTCGAGCAGCTTAGAATCGCCACCGACGGTTTCTCCACCGGAAACATCGTTTCAGAGCACAACGATTCTGTACCAAACATCGTCTATAAAGGAAAACTAGGAGACGGTCGTCGGATCGCCGTCAAACGGTTTCAAAGACTTTCTTGGCCTGATCCTTTCGAATTCATC aatgAAGCACAAGCTGTTGGGAGATTGAGGAGTGACCATTTAGCGAATTTGATCGGTTGTTGTTACGATGATAACGAGAGATTGCTTGTTGCTGAGTACATGCCTAATGGAACATTAGCAAAACATCTTTTTCACT GGGAGAAAAGACCGATGAAATGGGAAATGAGGTTAAAAGTTGCGCTGCATACCGCAAGAGCCTTGGAGTATTGTAATGATAAAGGAATTGAGTTGTACCATGATCTTAATCCTTACAGGGTTATGTTTGATAAG AGAGGGAATCCTAAGCTTTCTTGCTTTGGTCTCATGAAGAATAGCCATGAAGGAAAATTTTATAGCACCAACTTAGCATTTGCTCCTCCTGAATATTTGCGCTTAG GTACTTTGATACCGGAGAGCGTCACATTTAGCTTTGGAACCTTGTTATTGGATCTTATGAGCGGCAGACATATTCCTCCAAACCAT GCACTTGATTTGTTCCGAGGCAAAAACTATTTGGTGCTAATGGATTCAGCTTTGGATGGTCAGTTCTCTGATGAAGACAGAACAGAACTAATACACATAGCTTCTCGATGTTTAAAGACTGAACCTGAAGAGAGGCCAGGTATAAAGTTTCTTAAGGCGACTCTTTCTAGACTTCAGAAACGAGCCAAGTTATGGCCTATTAATGTCAAAAGACCCATTTCTGTAAGT TCATTGAAGTTGACTCCTATTGGAAATGCCTGTTTGAGAGCAGATCTGAGTAACATACACGAACTACTAGAGAAACTCGGGTATGAAGAAGATAATAGGGTCGGAAACGAG TTCTCATTCCAAATGTGGACCGGCGAAATGCAAGAGAATATGGACTACAAGAAGCATGGAGACGTCGCATTTCGTGCCAAAGATTTTGATACCGCCATTGAATTCTACACAGAG TTTATGAGTGGAGCTCCTGCGGTGTCACCAACAGTATTGGCAAGAAGGTGTCTTTGTTACCTAATGACTGAAATGTTCAGCGAGGCTCTAAGCGATGCAATGCAAGCGCAAGTAGCTTCACCGGAATGGCCAATCCCTCTTTACTTACAAGCGGCTTGTCTCTTCAAGCTCGAGATGAAAGCTGAAGCTAAAGAAGCACTTAGACATGGTTCTGCTCTCGAGACTTATTAg
- the LOC104768367 gene encoding uncharacterized protein LOC104768367 isoform X2 — translation MEGRKKKALPSSSSSSSSLTSELFGSRDNPSSPSPSSGVFGSIFAPPSTALGRESGRQETVTGGWNDKTSKSGDVDRNREHQENLGLAYQQDQRVQPCHLSSSIYYGGPDVYFHSQTNSTINSTNKKDGGEDDSGSASRGNWWQGSLYY, via the exons AtggaaggaagaaagaagaaggctttaccttcctcctcttcttcttcttcttcgttaacCTCTGAGCTTTTTGGTTCTAGAGAtaacccttcttctccttctccttcttctgggGTTTTCGGATCCATCTTTGCTCCTCCTTCTACG GCTCTGGGTAGAGAATCTGGGCGACAAGAGACTGTGACTGGTGGCTGGAACGACAAAACCTCTAAGTCTg GTGATGTTGATAGAAACAGGGAACATCAGGAGAATCTTGGTTTAGCTTATCAGCAGGATCAGAGAGTACAACCTTGTCATCTGAGTTCTTCCATCTATTACGGTGGCCCTGATGTTTATTTCCACTCTCAGACTAATTCCACCATCAACTCCACG aacaagaaagatggaGGCGAAGATGATTCCGGGAGTGCATCAAGAGGAAATTGGTGGCAAG gaTCTCTGTATTATTAA
- the LOC104768362 gene encoding probable serine/threonine-protein kinase At5g41260 isoform X1, whose translation MGCICFKSWCRSSSSPSISSTVVDDLENIRDDDDDDGGHYPLIFREFSFEQLRIATDGFSTGNIVSEHNDSVPNIVYKGKLGDGRRIAVKRFQRLSWPDPFEFINEAQAVGRLRSDHLANLIGCCYDDNERLLVAEYMPNGTLAKHLFHWEKRPMKWEMRLKVALHTARALEYCNDKGIELYHDLNPYRVMFDKRGNPKLSCFGLMKNSHEGKFYSTNLAFAPPEYLRLGTLIPESVTFSFGTLLLDLMSGRHIPPNHALDLFRGKNYLVLMDSALDGQFSDEDRTELIHIASRCLKTEPEERPGIKFLKATLSRLQKRAKLWPINVKRPISPPSNNLPEKTKPTTESLKLTPIGNACLRADLSNIHELLEKLGYEEDNRVGNEFSFQMWTGEMQENMDYKKHGDVAFRAKDFDTAIEFYTEFMSGAPAVSPTVLARRCLCYLMTEMFSEALSDAMQAQVASPEWPIPLYLQAACLFKLEMKAEAKEALRHGSALETY comes from the exons ATGGGATGCATTTGCTTCAAGTCTTGGTGCCGATCATCTTCTTCGCCGTCGATTTCATCAACGGTCGTAGATGATCTCGAAAACATCAGagacgatgacgacgacgacggaggTCATTATCCGTTGATATTCCGTGAGTTCAGCTTCGAGCAGCTTAGAATCGCCACCGACGGTTTCTCCACCGGAAACATCGTTTCAGAGCACAACGATTCTGTACCAAACATCGTCTATAAAGGAAAACTAGGAGACGGTCGTCGGATCGCCGTCAAACGGTTTCAAAGACTTTCTTGGCCTGATCCTTTCGAATTCATC aatgAAGCACAAGCTGTTGGGAGATTGAGGAGTGACCATTTAGCGAATTTGATCGGTTGTTGTTACGATGATAACGAGAGATTGCTTGTTGCTGAGTACATGCCTAATGGAACATTAGCAAAACATCTTTTTCACT GGGAGAAAAGACCGATGAAATGGGAAATGAGGTTAAAAGTTGCGCTGCATACCGCAAGAGCCTTGGAGTATTGTAATGATAAAGGAATTGAGTTGTACCATGATCTTAATCCTTACAGGGTTATGTTTGATAAG AGAGGGAATCCTAAGCTTTCTTGCTTTGGTCTCATGAAGAATAGCCATGAAGGAAAATTTTATAGCACCAACTTAGCATTTGCTCCTCCTGAATATTTGCGCTTAG GTACTTTGATACCGGAGAGCGTCACATTTAGCTTTGGAACCTTGTTATTGGATCTTATGAGCGGCAGACATATTCCTCCAAACCAT GCACTTGATTTGTTCCGAGGCAAAAACTATTTGGTGCTAATGGATTCAGCTTTGGATGGTCAGTTCTCTGATGAAGACAGAACAGAACTAATACACATAGCTTCTCGATGTTTAAAGACTGAACCTGAAGAGAGGCCAGGTATAAAGTTTCTTAAGGCGACTCTTTCTAGACTTCAGAAACGAGCCAAGTTATGGCCTATTAATGTCAAAAGACCCATTTCT CCTCCATCAAACAATCTGCCTGAAAAGACTAAACCTACAACAGAGTCATTGAAGTTGACTCCTATTGGAAATGCCTGTTTGAGAGCAGATCTGAGTAACATACACGAACTACTAGAGAAACTCGGGTATGAAGAAGATAATAGGGTCGGAAACGAG TTCTCATTCCAAATGTGGACCGGCGAAATGCAAGAGAATATGGACTACAAGAAGCATGGAGACGTCGCATTTCGTGCCAAAGATTTTGATACCGCCATTGAATTCTACACAGAG TTTATGAGTGGAGCTCCTGCGGTGTCACCAACAGTATTGGCAAGAAGGTGTCTTTGTTACCTAATGACTGAAATGTTCAGCGAGGCTCTAAGCGATGCAATGCAAGCGCAAGTAGCTTCACCGGAATGGCCAATCCCTCTTTACTTACAAGCGGCTTGTCTCTTCAAGCTCGAGATGAAAGCTGAAGCTAAAGAAGCACTTAGACATGGTTCTGCTCTCGAGACTTATTAg
- the LOC104768367 gene encoding uncharacterized protein LOC104768367 isoform X1, with amino-acid sequence MEGRKKKALPSSSSSSSSLTSELFGSRDNPSSPSPSSGVFGSIFAPPSTALGRESGRQETVTGGWNDKTSKSGDVDRNREHQENLGLAYQQDQRVQPCHLSSSIYYGGPDVYFHSQTNSTINSTNKKDGGEDDSGSASRGNWWQGISVLIFPSCCSVLEKSCFVSLTIPEFFFVSRISVLLSRDLTT; translated from the exons AtggaaggaagaaagaagaaggctttaccttcctcctcttcttcttcttcttcgttaacCTCTGAGCTTTTTGGTTCTAGAGAtaacccttcttctccttctccttcttctgggGTTTTCGGATCCATCTTTGCTCCTCCTTCTACG GCTCTGGGTAGAGAATCTGGGCGACAAGAGACTGTGACTGGTGGCTGGAACGACAAAACCTCTAAGTCTg GTGATGTTGATAGAAACAGGGAACATCAGGAGAATCTTGGTTTAGCTTATCAGCAGGATCAGAGAGTACAACCTTGTCATCTGAGTTCTTCCATCTATTACGGTGGCCCTGATGTTTATTTCCACTCTCAGACTAATTCCACCATCAACTCCACG aacaagaaagatggaGGCGAAGATGATTCCGGGAGTGCATCAAGAGGAAATTGGTGGCAAGGTATATCGGTTCTCATCTTTCCATCATGTTGTTCTGTTTTGGAGAAATCTTGTTTCGTTTCTCTAACCATtcctgagtttttttttgtttccaggaTCTCTGTATTATTAAGTAGAGATCTTACTACGTAA
- the LOC104768366 gene encoding rop guanine nucleotide exchange factor 7-like produces MGGSSEDLKIDIMPPEVEEEKARESSCCSSSETTRHEEEEQRSPSCTTEDFTASPVSSRWSVKNIDDGEKKIGSDCVKHSRVSEIEMMKERFSKLLLGEDMSGSGNGVCTALAISNAITNLCATLFGQLWRLEPLPTEKKEMWRREMEWLLCVSDHIVEMTPTWQTFPDGTKLEIMTCKPRSDLYVNLPALRKLDNMLLEILDSFEETEFWYVDQGIMAHESAATDGSSSFRKSFQRQEDKWWLPVPRLSPGGLQENSRKQLQHKRDCTNQILKAAMAINSITLADMEIPDSYLESLPRKGRSCLGDLIYRYISSDQFSPECLLDCLDLSSEHQAIEIANRVESSIYLWHKRTNSKPATNSRTSWGMVKELMVDAEKLELMADRAESLLISLKQRFPGLPQTALDMSKIQYNKDIGKSILESYSRVLESLAFNIVARIDDLLFVDDLTRNSSEQIPTTLGNDANDALKTIALPVSNYTTPSYSPSKQDLRSSMTVPPSPSRFKIPHSSSVKRVLTAYVTKNEPSRLKDLPVERLSHSHSSSGERLSLEKCMKESLNVSNLDPGI; encoded by the exons ATGGGTGGCTCGTCGGAAGATTTGAAAATCGATATCATGCCGCCagaagtggaagaagagaaagctagAGAAAGCAGTTGCTGCAGCAGCTCTGAAACAACCAGACATGAGGAGGAAGAACAAAGAAGCCCTAGTTGTACTACGGAGGATTTCACGGCTTCTCCTGTCTCTTCTCGTTGGTCTGTTAAGAATATCGACGacggagagaagaagattggttCGGATTGTGTCAAACATTCGAGGGTTTCAG AGATTGAGATGATGAAAGAAAGATTTTCCAAGCTGCTACTCGGGGAAGATATGTCAGGTTCTGGGAATGGTGTCTGCACAGCGTTAGCTATTTCAAACGCAATTACTAATCTTTGTG ctaCTTTGTTCGGACAACTATGGAGGTTAGAACCACTACctacagagaagaaagagatgtgGAGAAGAGAAATGGAATGGCTTCTTTGTGTGAGTGATCACATTGTAGAGATGACCCCAACTTGGCAAACATTTCCTGATGGAACCAAACTTGAG ATAATGACTTGCAAACCAAGATCAGATCTTTATGTTAATCTTCCAGCTCTCAGGAAACTAGATAACATGCTACTC GAGATATTAGATAGTTTTGAGGAGACAGAGTTTTGGTATGTTGACCAAGGAATCATGGCACACGAATCAGCAGCAACGGACGGATCATCTTCTTTTCGAAAATCTTTTCAGAGACAAGAAGACAAATGGTGGCTTCCCGTTCCACGGCTTTCACCAGGAGGTTTACaagaaaactcaagaaaacaGCTGCAGCATAAACGCGACTGCACTAATCAGATACTAAAAGCTGCTATGGCCATCAACAGTATCACACTCGCTGACATGGAAATCCCTGACTCATACCTTGAATCTCTTCCACGG AAAGGAAGATCCTGCCTCGGTGATTTAATCTACAGATACATTTCGTCGGATCAATTTTCACCTGAATGTCTTCTTGATTGCCTTGACTTATCCTCTGAACATCAAGCCATAGAGATAGCTAACCGAGTCGAGTCATCAATCTATCTATGGCACAAAAGAACTAATTCCAAACCAGCTACTAATTCTAGAACTTCGTGGGGAATGGTGAAAGAACTAATGGTTGATGCAGAGAAGCTAGAGTTAATGGCGGATCGAGCTGAaagtttattgatttctttgaAACAACGGTTCCCAGGTCTTCCTCAAACTGCTCTAGACATGAGCAAAATCCAATACAACAag gaCATCGGGAAATCAATTCTGGAAAGCTACTCGAGAGTTCTAGAGAGTTTAGCGTTCAACATTGTGGCACGTATCGACGATCTGCTTTTTGTTGATGATCTTACAAGAAATTCATCTGAACAGATTCCGACAACATTAGGCAACGACGCTAATGACGCCCTCAAGACCATTGCATTACCTGTTTCGAACTACACAACTCCGAGCTATTCACCTTCAAAACAGGATCTCCGATCATCAATGACAGTTCCACCATCTCCTTCACGGTTCAAGATTCCTCACAGTAGCAGTGTTAAAAGGGTTTTGACAGCTTACGTAACGAAGAACGAACCTAGTAGATTAAAGGATCTTCCAGTAGAAAGATTGAGTCATTCCCATTCTTCGTCCGGTGAGAGATTGTCTCTAGAGAAGTGCATGAAGGAGTCATTGAATGTGTCGAACCTTGATCCTGGGATTTGA